The following are encoded together in the Xanthobacter autotrophicus Py2 genome:
- a CDS encoding conserved hypothetical protein (KEGG: rru:Rru_A0458 hypothetical protein): MHIEPGLVDSGKIWLSYVTAAGAGGYTLKLAFDTLRERGAVSLLTRSAVATALVFSFFEVLPHYPVGVSEVHLILGSTLFLILGAAPAAFGLALGLLVQGLFFAPFDLPQFGMNVTTLLVPLFALTALAPKVIAPNTPYVDLKYRQALALSTTYQAGIVAWVAFWAFYGQGFTAENAASIGSFGGAYLLVIIVEPLVDLAVLAAAKALNGLKGSPLFERRLYDAA, translated from the coding sequence ATGCACATCGAACCTGGCCTTGTGGATAGCGGAAAGATCTGGCTGAGCTACGTGACGGCGGCTGGCGCCGGCGGCTACACGCTGAAGCTCGCCTTCGACACCCTGCGCGAGCGCGGCGCCGTGTCCTTGCTGACGCGCAGCGCCGTGGCGACCGCCCTCGTGTTCTCCTTCTTCGAGGTGCTGCCGCATTATCCGGTGGGCGTCTCCGAGGTGCACCTCATCCTGGGCTCGACCCTGTTCCTGATTCTGGGCGCCGCGCCCGCCGCCTTCGGCCTTGCCCTCGGCCTGCTGGTCCAGGGCCTGTTCTTCGCGCCCTTCGACCTGCCGCAGTTCGGCATGAACGTGACCACCCTTCTGGTGCCGTTGTTCGCGCTCACGGCACTCGCGCCCAAGGTCATCGCGCCGAATACGCCCTATGTAGACCTGAAGTATCGCCAGGCCCTCGCGCTCTCCACCACCTACCAGGCCGGCATCGTCGCCTGGGTGGCGTTCTGGGCTTTCTACGGCCAGGGCTTCACCGCCGAGAACGCCGCTTCCATCGGGTCCTTCGGCGGCGCCTATCTGCTCGTCATCATCGTCGAGCCGCTGGTGGATCTCGCCGTGCTCGCGGCGGCCAAGGCGCTCAATGGCCTGAAGGGCAGCCCGCTGTTCGAGCGTCGGCTCTACGACGCCGCCTGA
- a CDS encoding conserved hypothetical protein (KEGG: rpc:RPC_4485 hypothetical protein), protein MLRRRRQAWGIGWIAAFAAAYALVFQIVLTSALMASVSLDGAGAMTAFCHSDASSDPQSDDGGTPKSIVHCPLCLFRTDVAALPPPVMTPVIDRIAIELHYQAVLRSSLQGEPVALPFQPRAPPAQG, encoded by the coding sequence ATGCTCAGGCGGCGGCGACAGGCATGGGGGATTGGCTGGATCGCTGCGTTCGCGGCGGCCTATGCCCTTGTCTTCCAGATCGTCCTGACCAGCGCCCTGATGGCCTCGGTCTCGCTTGACGGCGCTGGCGCCATGACGGCTTTCTGCCATTCCGACGCGTCTTCGGACCCGCAGTCGGATGACGGCGGCACCCCGAAATCCATCGTCCACTGTCCCCTCTGCCTCTTCCGCACCGATGTGGCGGCGCTGCCGCCGCCGGTGATGACTCCTGTCATCGACCGCATCGCCATCGAGCTGCACTACCAGGCGGTGCTGCGCAGTTCGCTTCAGGGCGAACCTGTCGCCCTCCCGTTCCAGCCTCGCGCGCCGCCGGCCCAGGGCTAG
- a CDS encoding TonB-dependent receptor (PFAM: TonB-dependent receptor; TonB-dependent receptor plug~KEGG: rpc:RPC_4299 TonB-dependent receptor) encodes MPIPFQSPNTLRRALHLTSALVRPSLAVLCMVPLFTSGARAQSAMELPTVVVRSETPSTTAGGAADGPFTPADTATISGAQAQGATLSTSDSGSLISRIPGGAAWGAGGVSSLPAVNGMGADRVQVSINGMLFGLACPNEMNPPLSFVNPAMIAGARVYMGTAPVSVGGDYTGAKVDVSVAPAQFTPGQALTTHGSVSGFYRSNGNGYGVDANVTVSNEDTSVTYTGGWARASDYTAGDGTTIKSTMYETQNHALSISKKIQDQLFTFQIGGQFIPSEGYVNQYMDLVENKSLFGNARYEGLFDWGKLEATVFANRVRHTMGFIEPDKSGDMPMDTRSTDLGYAVKGTFGVSAHDIIRLGNELYYNNLDDWWPPVEGSMMMGPDTFININNGQRLRLGTFGEWERHIDDKWTAVFGLRNDIVWMNTGDVQGYNEMMYGQNAALFNAQDHARTDFNVDASVILRYEANESSLYELGLARKTRSPNFYERYAWSTNAMAMSMIGWFGDGNGYVGNLDLEPEAAHTVSFTATWHDPAKKVWELRVSPYYSYVLDYIDADRCALSTCPNLPSNLITTNNFVYLQFANHDAWLYGVNIDGKLALWDDATYGKGAFRGSLNFVQGQRTDGVNLYHMMPLNGVVAIDHSIGHWSSSLELQLVSSKTLVSQVRNELETSAYALLNFRTSYELDMVKVDFGVDNIFDTNYDLPLGGANLVNYQVTSMMGSSAAWGYPVAGMGRSFNTRVTVKF; translated from the coding sequence ATGCCGATTCCATTTCAATCCCCAAACACCCTGCGCCGCGCCCTGCATCTGACGAGCGCGCTGGTGCGGCCCTCGCTTGCCGTGCTCTGCATGGTGCCGCTCTTCACCTCCGGCGCGCGCGCGCAGAGCGCGATGGAACTGCCCACGGTGGTGGTCCGCTCCGAAACCCCATCCACCACGGCGGGAGGCGCAGCCGACGGTCCGTTCACCCCGGCCGACACCGCGACCATCTCCGGCGCGCAGGCCCAGGGCGCGACCCTCTCGACCAGCGATTCGGGTTCGCTCATCAGCCGGATTCCAGGTGGTGCGGCCTGGGGCGCCGGCGGCGTGTCGAGCCTGCCGGCGGTCAACGGCATGGGGGCGGACCGGGTCCAGGTCTCCATCAACGGCATGCTGTTCGGCCTCGCCTGCCCGAACGAGATGAATCCGCCCCTGTCCTTCGTCAACCCTGCGATGATCGCCGGGGCGCGGGTCTATATGGGCACCGCGCCGGTGAGCGTCGGCGGCGACTATACGGGCGCGAAGGTGGATGTTTCGGTCGCGCCGGCCCAGTTCACGCCGGGCCAGGCGCTGACCACCCACGGCAGCGTTTCCGGCTTCTACCGCAGCAACGGTAACGGCTATGGCGTGGATGCCAATGTCACCGTGTCCAACGAGGACACCAGCGTCACCTATACCGGCGGCTGGGCGCGGGCGAGCGACTATACGGCGGGCGATGGCACCACCATCAAGTCCACCATGTATGAGACGCAGAACCATGCCCTGAGCATTTCGAAGAAGATCCAGGACCAGCTCTTCACCTTTCAGATCGGCGGGCAGTTCATTCCGTCCGAGGGCTATGTCAACCAGTACATGGACCTGGTAGAGAACAAGAGCCTCTTCGGCAACGCCCGCTACGAGGGCCTGTTCGACTGGGGCAAGCTGGAAGCCACCGTATTCGCCAATCGCGTGCGGCACACCATGGGCTTCATCGAGCCGGACAAGAGCGGCGACATGCCCATGGATACGCGCAGCACCGACCTCGGCTATGCGGTGAAGGGGACGTTCGGAGTTTCGGCCCACGACATCATCCGCCTCGGCAACGAGCTTTACTACAATAATCTTGATGATTGGTGGCCCCCGGTGGAGGGTTCCATGATGATGGGGCCGGACACCTTCATCAACATCAACAACGGCCAGCGGCTGCGCCTCGGCACCTTCGGCGAGTGGGAACGCCACATCGACGACAAGTGGACCGCGGTGTTCGGCCTGCGCAACGACATTGTCTGGATGAATACCGGAGACGTGCAGGGCTACAACGAAATGATGTACGGGCAGAACGCCGCACTGTTCAATGCGCAGGACCATGCCCGCACCGATTTCAACGTGGATGCTTCCGTGATCCTGCGCTACGAGGCCAATGAATCGAGCCTCTACGAGCTGGGTCTTGCCCGCAAGACGCGCTCGCCGAACTTCTACGAGCGTTATGCCTGGTCCACCAACGCCATGGCCATGAGCATGATCGGCTGGTTCGGCGACGGCAACGGCTATGTGGGCAATCTCGACCTCGAGCCGGAGGCGGCGCACACGGTGAGCTTCACCGCCACCTGGCACGATCCGGCGAAGAAGGTGTGGGAGCTGCGGGTCTCTCCTTATTACAGCTATGTGCTGGACTATATCGACGCCGACCGCTGCGCCCTGTCCACCTGCCCCAACCTGCCCAGCAACCTCATCACCACCAACAATTTCGTCTATCTGCAGTTCGCCAACCACGACGCCTGGCTCTATGGCGTCAACATCGACGGCAAGCTGGCGCTGTGGGATGACGCGACCTACGGCAAGGGCGCCTTTCGCGGCAGCCTGAACTTCGTGCAGGGCCAGAGGACCGATGGCGTCAACCTCTACCACATGATGCCGCTGAACGGCGTGGTGGCCATCGACCACAGCATCGGCCACTGGTCCTCCAGCCTCGAACTGCAGCTGGTGTCCTCGAAGACGCTGGTGAGCCAGGTGCGCAACGAGCTTGAAACCTCAGCCTATGCC